The following proteins are co-located in the Haloplanus sp. HW8-1 genome:
- a CDS encoding DUF7520 family protein produces MSTPRRDGRRFVLALYVAIVGFAGFLGFVLGEVIDMGSPPRLFFLIPLSPNGFGFAVYGVVTIAVVLGIPLGLVVYLSDRLDVETA; encoded by the coding sequence GTGTCCACACCGCGTCGCGACGGACGGCGGTTCGTTCTGGCTCTCTACGTCGCTATCGTCGGGTTCGCCGGCTTCCTCGGGTTCGTGCTCGGCGAAGTCATCGACATGGGGTCGCCGCCACGGCTCTTTTTCCTGATCCCCCTCTCTCCGAACGGCTTCGGGTTCGCGGTGTACGGCGTGGTGACCATCGCGGTGGTTCTCGGCATCCCGTTGGGACTCGTCGTCTACCTCTCGGACCGACTCGACGTTGAGACGGCGTGA
- a CDS encoding cbb3-type cytochrome c oxidase subunit I, whose protein sequence is MGLFLVIIAAWLARIEDWRSYTPLGSGGATGESGYVSREKPAGISRWLTTVDHKDIGMLYGAYGVLAFVVGGLMIMIMRVELIDPGMTLISNSFYNSLLTSHGITMLFLFGTPIIAAFANYLVPLLIGADDMAFPRINAIAFWLLPPGALLIWAGFFPLGDVIPAQTAWTLYTPLSLGAGSGSQGNAGVDLMILGLHLTGVSATMGSINFIATILTERAEEVTWANLDIFSWTILTQSGLILFAFPLLGSALIMLLLDRNLGTTFFAIDAGGTMLWQHLFWFFGHPEVYILVLPPMGIVSYVLPRFAGRRLFGFKFVVYSTLAIGVLSFGVWAHHMFATGMDPRLRASFMAVSLAIAIPSAVKTFNWITTLWNGKLRLTTPMLFCIGFVSNFVLGGVTGVFLASIPVDLVLHDTYYVVGHFHYVVMGAIAFAGFAGLYYWFPMFTGRMYQRRLGKIHFWTWMIGSNITFLAMIVLGYGGMPRRYATYLPQFATFHQIATLGAVLMFVGGLVWTYNFVVSWLEGPKVQDGDPWNLRDDDVYTNEWQWFENKQETALADGGDDSEELAADGGQQTDD, encoded by the coding sequence ATGGGGCTCTTCCTCGTGATCATCGCCGCGTGGCTCGCGCGGATCGAGGACTGGCGGTCGTACACGCCACTCGGGAGTGGGGGGGCGACCGGCGAGTCGGGGTACGTCTCACGGGAGAAGCCGGCCGGCATCAGCCGCTGGCTGACGACGGTCGACCACAAGGACATCGGCATGCTCTACGGTGCCTACGGCGTCCTCGCGTTCGTCGTGGGCGGGCTGATGATCATGATCATGCGGGTCGAACTCATCGATCCCGGGATGACGCTCATCTCGAACTCGTTTTACAACTCGCTGCTGACCAGTCACGGCATCACCATGCTGTTCCTGTTCGGGACGCCCATCATCGCGGCGTTCGCGAACTACCTCGTGCCCCTCCTGATCGGGGCGGACGACATGGCCTTTCCCCGGATCAACGCCATCGCGTTCTGGTTGTTGCCGCCGGGTGCCCTGCTCATCTGGGCGGGCTTTTTCCCCCTCGGTGACGTGATCCCGGCACAGACCGCCTGGACGCTCTACACGCCGCTCTCGCTGGGCGCGGGCAGCGGCAGTCAGGGCAACGCTGGGGTCGATCTGATGATCCTCGGTCTCCACCTTACCGGTGTCTCGGCGACGATGGGGTCGATCAACTTCATCGCGACCATCCTCACCGAACGCGCCGAGGAGGTGACCTGGGCCAACCTCGACATCTTCTCGTGGACCATCCTCACCCAGTCGGGACTGATCCTCTTTGCTTTCCCCCTGCTCGGGAGTGCGCTGATCATGCTCCTGCTGGACCGCAACCTCGGCACGACCTTCTTCGCCATCGACGCCGGCGGCACGATGCTCTGGCAGCACCTGTTCTGGTTCTTCGGCCACCCCGAAGTGTATATCCTCGTGTTGCCGCCGATGGGCATCGTCAGCTACGTCCTCCCCCGGTTCGCGGGTCGCCGGCTGTTCGGGTTCAAGTTCGTCGTCTACTCTACCCTCGCAATCGGCGTCCTCTCCTTTGGCGTCTGGGCCCACCACATGTTCGCGACCGGCATGGACCCGCGCCTCCGCGCCTCGTTCATGGCCGTGTCGCTCGCCATCGCCATTCCCTCGGCAGTGAAGACGTTCAACTGGATCACGACTCTCTGGAACGGGAAGCTCCGCCTGACGACGCCGATGCTGTTCTGTATTGGCTTCGTCTCCAACTTCGTCCTTGGCGGGGTTACCGGCGTCTTCCTCGCTTCCATTCCCGTCGACTTGGTGCTTCACGACACCTACTACGTCGTCGGTCACTTCCACTACGTGGTCATGGGTGCCATCGCCTTCGCCGGTTTCGCCGGCCTCTACTACTGGTTCCCGATGTTCACCGGACGGATGTACCAGCGCCGCCTCGGCAAGATTCACTTCTGGACGTGGATGATCGGCTCGAACATCACGTTCCTCGCCATGATCGTGCTGGGTTACGGCGGGATGCCCCGGCGTTACGCCACCTACCTGCCGCAGTTCGCCACCTTCCACCAGATCGCGACGCTCGGGGCCGTGCTGATGTTCGTCGGCGGTCTCGTCTGGACGTACAACTTCGTCGTCTCCTGGCTGGAGGGGCCGAAGGTCCAGGACGGCGACCCGTGGAACCTCCGCGACGACGACGTCTACACCAACGAGTGGCAGTGGTTCGAAAACAAGCAGGAAACCGCCCTCGCGGACGGCGGCGACGACTCCGAGGAGTTGGCCGCGGACGGCGGCCAGCAGACCGACGACTGA
- a CDS encoding haloacid dehalogenase type II, producing MAGLCFDMYGTLCDTSSVRAHLGEELGVADRLVAAVDETWRRKQLQYSYQSAQMDDYEPFWAITGHALDYALAQFDLDPDAATRERIREAYDHLEPFPGAVEALDRLSAAGHEVVVLSNGNPAMLERLAGNAGLRSHLDGIVSAHAVRTFKPDPAVYDHAAETLDRSLDDCRLVSSNAWDVAGAGNAGMATTWVNRRRDPPESIGAHPDVEVGTLPAVADDLCSS from the coding sequence ATGGCCGGACTCTGTTTCGACATGTACGGTACGCTGTGCGATACGAGTAGCGTCCGGGCCCATCTGGGCGAAGAACTCGGGGTCGCCGATCGGCTGGTCGCGGCGGTCGACGAGACGTGGCGACGCAAGCAACTCCAGTACTCCTATCAGAGCGCACAGATGGACGACTACGAGCCGTTCTGGGCGATTACCGGTCACGCGCTCGACTACGCGCTGGCACAGTTCGACCTCGACCCTGACGCGGCGACCCGGGAGCGGATCCGCGAGGCGTACGACCACCTGGAGCCGTTTCCTGGGGCCGTCGAGGCGCTCGATCGCCTGTCCGCGGCCGGTCACGAGGTGGTCGTGCTCTCGAACGGCAACCCGGCGATGCTCGAACGACTGGCTGGGAACGCGGGGCTGCGGTCCCACCTCGACGGCATCGTCAGCGCCCACGCCGTGCGGACGTTCAAACCCGATCCGGCAGTGTACGACCACGCCGCCGAGACCCTCGACCGCTCGCTCGATGACTGTCGGCTCGTCTCGTCGAACGCGTGGGACGTCGCCGGCGCCGGCAATGCGGGGATGGCGACGACGTGGGTGAACCGACGGCGCGATCCGCCCGAATCGATCGGCGCCCATCCCGACGTCGAAGTCGGGACGCTGCCGGCCGTCGCCGACGACCTGTGTTCCTCGTGA
- a CDS encoding DUF6684 family protein, translated as MATKVFDRETILDLTVNFIPLFILLFFIVGYALVNPFQLGSVGRILQYTLLVAPFVLLAILTYLSGKAIASTEKNAPVYMPGAATVDGAEPIEDDHEE; from the coding sequence ATGGCGACGAAAGTGTTCGATCGGGAGACGATCCTCGATCTGACGGTGAACTTCATTCCGCTGTTCATCCTCCTCTTTTTCATCGTCGGGTACGCCCTCGTCAACCCGTTCCAGCTCGGGTCGGTCGGCCGCATTCTCCAGTACACGCTGCTCGTCGCGCCCTTCGTCCTGCTCGCGATCCTCACCTACCTCTCGGGCAAGGCCATCGCGTCGACGGAGAAGAACGCCCCGGTCTACATGCCCGGTGCGGCGACGGTCGACGGCGCCGAACCGATCGAGGACGACCACGAGGAGTGA
- a CDS encoding universal stress protein: MYHAVVGVDDNEERAVACARAVADLPGAETGARVTIIHSFTDDPSGASAAEIDSVREATVYLEERGIEVDVTGSSGDPAERILDVASAADADLIVAAGRKRSPTGKALFGSVTQSVILNADRPVMVVGDTDG; the protein is encoded by the coding sequence ATGTACCACGCCGTTGTGGGCGTCGACGATAACGAGGAACGGGCCGTCGCGTGTGCGCGGGCCGTCGCCGACCTCCCGGGGGCCGAGACGGGCGCCCGCGTCACCATCATCCACAGTTTCACCGACGACCCGAGTGGGGCCTCTGCGGCGGAGATCGACTCCGTACGCGAGGCGACGGTGTACCTCGAAGAGCGGGGGATCGAGGTGGACGTGACCGGGTCGAGCGGCGATCCCGCCGAGCGGATCCTCGACGTCGCGTCCGCGGCGGACGCGGACCTGATCGTCGCCGCCGGGAGGAAGCGATCGCCGACGGGAAAGGCGCTGTTCGGGAGCGTCACGCAGTCGGTGATCCTGAACGCCGACCGGCCGGTGATGGTCGTCGGCGACACTGACGGCTAG